From Cellvibrio zantedeschiae, the proteins below share one genomic window:
- the purK gene encoding 5-(carboxyamino)imidazole ribonucleotide synthase produces MSSKPIWVLGAGQLGAMLKHAGMPLALDVRPVDINESSAPALQADDLVTAEREQWPDTLVTNTLAHHAHFVNKPVFGRLADRKTQKELIDSLGLSTAPWRNVANEISANELRDQLGERVLLKRRTGGYDGKGQYWIRAQDDEVPADWQGQAIAEQAIPFDEEVSLVGVRNRAGQCVFYPLTLNLHLNGILYASVAPLTRLQALQTQAEDMLGKLLNELDYVGVMAMECFRVGDQLMINELAPRVHNSGHWTQAGASISQFEYHLRAIADMAIPKAQILGQNVMINLIGTEYNPNWLNLPVAQTYWYGKAVLPGRKVGHINMVSKDLGEIRSTLQQLKYLLPEQYYKEAIEWSLKALEDQD; encoded by the coding sequence ATGAGCAGTAAGCCAATTTGGGTATTAGGTGCAGGTCAATTGGGTGCCATGCTTAAGCATGCGGGCATGCCTTTAGCACTGGATGTACGCCCGGTAGATATTAACGAAAGCAGCGCACCTGCCCTGCAAGCTGATGATCTGGTTACTGCCGAGCGCGAGCAATGGCCGGATACACTCGTGACCAATACCCTGGCGCACCATGCACACTTTGTTAATAAGCCGGTATTTGGCCGCTTGGCGGATCGCAAAACACAAAAAGAACTGATTGATTCCCTTGGCCTTTCCACGGCGCCCTGGCGCAATGTAGCTAATGAAATAAGCGCAAATGAGTTACGTGACCAGTTGGGTGAGCGAGTGCTACTTAAGCGCCGCACTGGTGGTTACGATGGCAAAGGCCAATACTGGATTCGCGCACAAGACGATGAAGTTCCTGCGGATTGGCAAGGTCAGGCGATTGCAGAGCAAGCTATTCCGTTTGATGAAGAAGTATCCCTCGTTGGTGTGCGCAACCGTGCGGGTCAATGCGTGTTTTATCCCCTTACACTCAATTTACATTTAAACGGTATTTTGTACGCCTCAGTTGCGCCTTTAACTCGTCTGCAAGCGCTGCAAACGCAAGCGGAAGACATGCTGGGCAAACTATTGAATGAATTGGATTACGTGGGAGTTATGGCGATGGAATGTTTCCGCGTTGGCGACCAGTTGATGATTAATGAACTAGCCCCGCGCGTACACAACAGTGGTCACTGGACGCAAGCCGGCGCGAGCATCAGCCAGTTTGAATATCATTTGCGTGCAATTGCCGATATGGCTATCCCGAAAGCACAAATCCTCGGCCAGAACGTGATGATCAATTTGATTGGCACCGAATACAATCCAAACTGGCTCAACCTGCCCGTCGCGCAAACCTATTGGTACGGAAAAGCCGTTTTACCGGGCCGTAAAGTTGGCCACATCAATATGGTAAGCAAGGATCTAGGTGAAATTCGCAGCACCCTGCAACAGCTCAAATACCTCTTGCCAGAGCAATACTATAAAGAGGCGATTGAATGGAGCCTCAAAGCGCTGGAAGACCAGGATTAA
- the purE gene encoding 5-(carboxyamino)imidazole ribonucleotide mutase, whose amino-acid sequence MSTKVAVVMGSKSDWATMQAAVEILQKLGVEYHTEVVSAHRTPQKLASFAEEAVSNGYGVIVAGAGGAAHLPGMIAAHTRLPVLGVPVQSKALNGMDSLLSIVQMPKGIAVGTLAIGTAGAFNAGLLACQILALNDAELAARIEDFRYTQTQAVLDNPDPSVD is encoded by the coding sequence ATGAGCACTAAAGTTGCCGTTGTGATGGGTTCCAAAAGTGATTGGGCGACCATGCAAGCTGCTGTTGAAATCCTGCAGAAATTAGGTGTGGAGTACCATACCGAGGTTGTTTCTGCCCACCGCACTCCGCAGAAGCTGGCCAGCTTCGCTGAAGAGGCTGTCAGCAACGGTTATGGCGTTATAGTTGCCGGTGCCGGTGGTGCCGCTCACTTGCCAGGGATGATTGCTGCTCACACGCGTTTGCCAGTGCTCGGCGTTCCCGTACAAAGTAAAGCCTTAAACGGTATGGATAGCTTGCTCTCTATCGTTCAAATGCCAAAAGGCATTGCGGTTGGCACTTTGGCGATTGGCACCGCGGGTGCCTTTAATGCTGGCTTGTTGGCCTGTCAGATTCTGGCGCTGAACGATGCTGAATTGGCGGCGCGCATTGAAGATTTCCGCTATACCCAGACACAAGCCGTTTTAGATAATCCTGATCCAAGCGTGGATTAA
- a CDS encoding DUF5924 family protein → MAVIKKLIRRTLKIAERRPWIIPLFGFVSGVASFLLVERKQEQFAQIISVLMLASWVWLAMENLLRKGISHWFGITVPPVVLRYVNQLVHQESLFFVIPFFFITTAWNTGQVFFTSVLIAAALVSIIDPIYYHWLAARRWLYYCFHGITLFAALLTALPLIFHLPTPQSYLWSLGIAVLLTGPGLVRSMSVVWWKRTIAVVSLMLCAGGFGILVRPWIPPASLWLTKVAITDHIDDRNRAPKQQFKTITSAQLHAGIYAYTAIHAPRGLRERIYHQWIHKGKKFDKIALNISGGNDQGYQTWTHKTNFPADAKGDWQIQVVTEANQIIGILRFQVVDAEAQTKPRVESASREQRPSSSSISKQTSAPAVALPDVDSSQQASSTPAPSPQ, encoded by the coding sequence ATGGCAGTTATCAAAAAGCTGATCAGGCGAACCCTAAAAATTGCTGAACGCAGGCCCTGGATTATTCCTTTGTTTGGGTTTGTATCGGGCGTGGCCAGCTTTCTTTTAGTGGAGCGAAAGCAGGAACAATTTGCACAAATAATTTCAGTGTTAATGCTGGCAAGTTGGGTTTGGCTCGCGATGGAAAATTTATTGCGCAAGGGAATCTCGCATTGGTTTGGTATAACAGTGCCGCCGGTTGTATTGCGATACGTGAATCAGCTGGTGCATCAGGAGAGTTTGTTTTTTGTCATTCCGTTTTTCTTTATCACCACCGCATGGAATACCGGACAAGTTTTCTTTACGTCCGTATTAATTGCTGCAGCGCTCGTCTCAATTATCGACCCAATTTATTACCACTGGCTGGCGGCACGTCGCTGGCTGTATTACTGCTTTCACGGCATTACGCTGTTTGCAGCGCTCTTAACCGCACTGCCACTTATTTTCCATTTGCCTACACCGCAAAGTTATTTGTGGTCGCTGGGTATTGCCGTGCTGCTAACAGGCCCGGGTTTAGTTCGCAGTATGTCGGTGGTGTGGTGGAAGCGTACTATAGCTGTAGTGTCTTTAATGTTATGCGCTGGTGGATTCGGTATTTTAGTTCGCCCATGGATTCCACCGGCATCGCTCTGGCTAACCAAGGTCGCCATCACCGATCACATTGACGACCGCAATCGCGCCCCCAAACAGCAATTCAAAACAATCACCAGCGCACAATTACATGCAGGAATTTACGCCTACACCGCTATACACGCACCACGCGGATTGCGTGAACGTATTTATCACCAGTGGATTCACAAGGGTAAGAAGTTCGACAAAATTGCCCTGAACATCAGCGGCGGCAACGACCAGGGCTACCAAACCTGGACGCACAAAACCAATTTCCCCGCAGATGCTAAAGGCGACTGGCAAATTCAGGTAGTGACCGAAGCGAATCAGATTATTGGGATTTTGCGTTTTCAGGTGGTGGATGCAGAAGCACAAACCAAACCTCGGGTTGAATCCGCTAGCCGAGAACAGCGGCCTTCCTCCAGTTCTATCAGCAAGCAAACATCAGCGCCTGCAGTTGCATTGCCGGATGTCGATTCATCTCAACAGGCATCGTCAACTCCAGCGCCATCACCCCAATAA
- a CDS encoding LysR family transcriptional regulator — translation MNQLDAIQIYLRVAELASFTEAADSLGIAKANVSSAVQQLESMLGTRLLHRTTRRVQMTHDGQAFYERSKDLLADFDELKTLFNNQQNQLSGRLRVDMPTAMARGLVIPALPQFLREHPHLEIELSSTDRRVDVVREGFDCVVRVGNLLDSSLVARPIGEYQLINCVSPSYIETYGVPQTLEDLARHKLVHYVSVLGGKSYGFEYVDPLTSVTQYIDMEGALIVNNAEAYLSACLAGLGIIQIPENGATAKPYLQSGQLIEVLPDYRSAPMPVSLIYANRRHLPKRVQAFMNWMIEILKPSVSSAN, via the coding sequence ATGAATCAGTTGGATGCAATACAGATTTATTTGCGCGTTGCTGAACTAGCGAGTTTTACCGAGGCTGCAGATAGTTTGGGCATAGCTAAAGCCAATGTTTCCAGCGCCGTACAGCAGTTGGAATCTATGTTGGGGACACGCTTGCTACACCGCACCACACGCCGCGTGCAGATGACTCACGATGGTCAGGCGTTTTACGAGCGCAGCAAAGATTTACTTGCCGACTTCGATGAACTCAAAACCCTCTTCAACAATCAGCAAAACCAGTTGAGCGGACGCTTGCGCGTGGACATGCCCACAGCCATGGCGCGGGGCTTGGTCATCCCTGCGCTCCCACAGTTTTTACGCGAACATCCGCATTTGGAAATTGAACTGAGCAGCACAGATCGCCGGGTAGATGTTGTGCGAGAAGGATTTGATTGCGTGGTACGTGTCGGCAACTTGCTTGATTCGAGTTTGGTGGCTCGCCCGATTGGCGAATATCAACTCATCAATTGCGTATCGCCGAGCTACATTGAAACTTACGGCGTTCCACAAACACTTGAAGATCTTGCCCGCCATAAATTGGTCCACTATGTTTCGGTGCTTGGTGGTAAATCGTACGGATTCGAGTACGTGGACCCACTAACATCTGTCACTCAATACATCGATATGGAAGGTGCGTTAATCGTGAATAATGCGGAGGCCTATCTAAGCGCGTGTTTGGCAGGGCTCGGTATTATTCAAATTCCAGAAAATGGCGCAACGGCAAAGCCGTATTTACAAAGCGGGCAACTTATCGAGGTTTTACCGGATTATCGCTCGGCGCCCATGCCGGTTTCATTGATTTATGCGAATCGCCGCCATTTACCAAAACGCGTTCAGGCATTTATGAATTGGATGATCGAAATCCTGAAACCAAGTGTGAGCTCGGCCAATTAA
- a CDS encoding SDR family NAD(P)-dependent oxidoreductase: MNHKIAIVTGASRGLGRNAALRLASRGVDIIITYHSKRDEAEKVVAEIEAAGAKAAALQLDVSQSKSFTQFAVGVKAILQSKWQRNNFDYLVNNAGTGINIPFIETSEEQFDQMMNVHLKGVYFLTQKLVGLMADGGSILNISSGLARFSFPGYSAYAVMKGAVEVLSRYLAKELGARGIRVNTLAPGAIATDFGGGAVRDNQELNQHIASLTALGRVGLPDDIGGVIASMLSDDNRWVNGQRIEAAGGIFL, translated from the coding sequence ATGAATCATAAAATCGCAATCGTAACCGGCGCTAGCCGCGGTCTTGGTAGAAATGCAGCACTGCGTTTAGCAAGCAGGGGCGTTGACATCATCATCACTTATCACAGCAAACGTGATGAAGCCGAGAAGGTCGTTGCCGAGATTGAGGCGGCGGGCGCTAAAGCAGCGGCGCTCCAGTTGGACGTTTCACAAAGCAAAAGCTTCACTCAATTTGCTGTAGGTGTGAAAGCAATTTTGCAATCAAAATGGCAGCGCAATAATTTTGATTATTTGGTCAATAACGCAGGGACCGGAATCAACATTCCCTTCATTGAAACCAGTGAAGAACAGTTTGACCAAATGATGAATGTGCACTTGAAAGGTGTTTATTTTCTTACGCAAAAACTCGTGGGACTTATGGCAGACGGAGGCAGCATTCTCAATATTTCCAGCGGGCTGGCGCGCTTTAGTTTCCCGGGTTATTCAGCCTATGCCGTAATGAAAGGCGCTGTTGAAGTTTTAAGTAGATATCTTGCCAAAGAATTAGGTGCACGCGGCATCAGGGTTAATACGCTTGCACCTGGCGCCATAGCAACAGACTTTGGGGGTGGCGCCGTGCGCGATAATCAGGAGTTGAACCAACATATAGCATCGCTTACGGCCTTAGGGCGTGTTGGTTTACCGGATGACATTGGCGGTGTAATTGCGTCTATGTTGTCTGATGACAACCGCTGGGTCAACGGACAGCGAATTGAAGCCGCAGGTGGAATATTTTTGTAA
- a CDS encoding FAD:protein FMN transferase: MRKIFLLAFAGLLASCTKTPEPIKIEGFAQGTTYHLTALLPKPEDQALVAKEVTDELKRIDASISNYRKDSTIELFNAQLDTEPHEVNEEIVKLVEQARAISKASKGCYDLTIKPLFDLWGFKKNVFNLPSDEVLQQTLQLVGMDKLITVDATHLQKTLPNLRVDLSSIGQGYSVGRLADILEKHGATSYIVEIGGEMKVRGKKADGSPWRIAMEKPISTERKVEKVAIFATGEPVSLMPSGTYHHYFDSNGKRFSHILDGRTGKPIEHKTAMASAFMADPALADAWSTTLLCVGSDVGIQLANEHGIAALFVDQEGEQLIEKKSSALEKLTSVKLEDAKQDQ, from the coding sequence ATGCGTAAAATCTTTTTGCTCGCTTTCGCTGGCCTTCTCGCCTCCTGCACTAAAACACCTGAGCCTATCAAAATTGAAGGCTTTGCGCAGGGCACGACTTATCACCTCACCGCCTTACTGCCCAAGCCGGAAGACCAAGCATTGGTTGCAAAAGAAGTGACTGATGAGTTGAAGCGTATTGATGCTTCTATCTCCAATTACCGCAAAGACTCCACCATCGAATTATTTAACGCGCAATTGGATACTGAACCTCATGAAGTCAACGAAGAAATCGTAAAACTGGTGGAGCAAGCACGGGCCATCAGCAAAGCCAGCAAAGGCTGTTACGATTTAACAATCAAACCTTTATTTGATTTGTGGGGATTCAAAAAAAATGTGTTTAATTTGCCGAGCGATGAAGTATTACAACAAACTTTGCAGCTCGTCGGTATGGATAAACTCATCACTGTAGACGCAACACACCTACAAAAAACATTACCTAATTTGCGCGTAGATTTATCGTCTATTGGCCAAGGCTACAGCGTGGGCAGGCTGGCAGATATTTTAGAAAAACACGGCGCCACCAGTTACATTGTTGAGATCGGTGGTGAAATGAAAGTTCGCGGGAAAAAAGCCGATGGTAGCCCGTGGCGAATCGCTATGGAAAAACCTATTTCAACCGAACGCAAAGTAGAAAAGGTAGCAATATTCGCAACGGGCGAACCTGTATCACTCATGCCATCGGGAACCTATCACCATTACTTTGACAGCAATGGCAAACGTTTTAGCCACATTCTTGATGGTCGCACCGGCAAACCGATTGAGCACAAGACTGCAATGGCCAGCGCTTTTATGGCAGACCCGGCACTTGCGGATGCCTGGTCTACAACACTTTTATGCGTGGGCAGCGATGTGGGCATACAGCTTGCCAACGAACATGGCATTGCCGCTTTGTTTGTAGACCAGGAGGGCGAACAATTAATTGAAAAGAAATCTTCTGCGTTGGAAAAACTAACCAGTGTAAAACTGGAAGACGCCAAACAAGACCAATAA
- the rdgC gene encoding recombination-associated protein RdgC, translated as MWFKNLRLYRLTEEWTHTPEQLNEALEAHCFNPCGSLDPLRYGFIEPLGRHGSEFIHVTNGYIMICAKKQEKILPAAVVNEHLEEKALAISEAESRSVGRKEKQTLKDEIIFSLMPKAFAKSSLDFAYIAPQEKLIVVNSSSAKRAEDLLSKLREALGSLRCIPISAKNIPTQVMTHWVQTGKLTNDFELGEECELHASKDERVIRCKKQDLTADEMLSHLNSGMFVSKLAVTWKESIHCVLDDQLAVKRLKFDDVISEKANERNPESKAEQFDADFAIMSGELKNFITALLAAFGGETDPV; from the coding sequence ATGTGGTTCAAAAACCTCCGCTTATACCGCCTTACCGAAGAATGGACTCATACCCCCGAACAACTCAACGAAGCACTCGAAGCACACTGCTTTAATCCCTGCGGTAGCCTCGACCCTTTACGCTATGGTTTTATCGAGCCATTAGGGCGCCATGGCAGTGAATTTATTCACGTGACCAACGGCTACATCATGATTTGCGCAAAAAAGCAGGAAAAAATCCTGCCCGCCGCCGTAGTGAACGAACACCTGGAAGAAAAAGCTTTGGCGATTAGCGAAGCCGAATCGCGCAGTGTTGGCCGCAAAGAAAAGCAGACATTGAAAGACGAAATTATTTTTTCATTGATGCCGAAAGCCTTTGCAAAATCATCGCTGGATTTTGCCTATATCGCCCCGCAAGAAAAATTAATTGTGGTTAACTCATCGTCTGCAAAACGCGCAGAAGATTTGCTCAGCAAATTGCGCGAAGCTTTAGGTAGTTTGCGCTGTATTCCCATCAGCGCCAAAAATATTCCCACCCAAGTTATGACCCACTGGGTACAAACCGGCAAGCTGACCAATGATTTTGAGTTGGGTGAAGAATGCGAATTGCACGCGAGTAAAGATGAACGCGTGATCCGCTGCAAAAAACAAGACTTAACAGCCGATGAAATGCTCAGCCACCTTAACAGCGGCATGTTTGTAAGCAAACTTGCGGTGACCTGGAAAGAATCTATTCACTGCGTACTCGACGACCAGCTCGCTGTTAAACGTTTGAAATTTGATGACGTCATCAGCGAAAAAGCCAACGAGCGCAATCCAGAAAGCAAAGCTGAACAATTCGATGCAGATTTTGCAATTATGAGCGGCGAACTGAAAAACTTTATAACCGCTTTGCTCGCAGCCTTTGGCGGCGAGACAGATCCAGTTTAA
- a CDS encoding FKBP-type peptidyl-prolyl cis-trans isomerase: MSDKYNTIELRASYGVGRQMGEQLASNPFEGVDAEAVAQGVLDALHGKDSQVARPELEEAFRTIGTRMQEKQAQQAKAQAKVGEIFLAENAKKDGITVTESGLQYEIITAGTGEKPTAKSRVKTHYHGTLIDGTVFDSSVQRGEPIDFPVGGVIAGWTEALQLMPVGSKWRLYIPHNLAYGERGAGPTIAPYSALIFDVELLEIVG; the protein is encoded by the coding sequence ATGTCTGACAAGTACAACACAATTGAACTGCGCGCCTCTTACGGCGTGGGCCGCCAAATGGGCGAGCAACTCGCATCCAACCCTTTTGAAGGCGTAGATGCCGAAGCCGTAGCCCAAGGTGTACTCGATGCACTCCACGGCAAAGACAGCCAGGTAGCGCGCCCGGAGTTGGAAGAAGCCTTCCGCACCATCGGTACCCGCATGCAAGAGAAGCAAGCCCAGCAAGCAAAAGCACAAGCAAAAGTCGGTGAAATTTTCCTGGCTGAAAATGCCAAGAAAGACGGCATCACTGTGACCGAATCTGGCCTGCAATATGAAATTATCACTGCGGGTACTGGCGAGAAGCCAACTGCGAAATCACGTGTTAAAACCCATTACCACGGCACATTGATTGACGGTACTGTGTTCGACAGCTCCGTACAACGCGGCGAGCCAATCGACTTCCCTGTTGGCGGTGTAATCGCTGGCTGGACTGAAGCTTTGCAATTGATGCCAGTTGGTTCCAAATGGCGTTTGTACATTCCGCACAACCTCGCTTACGGTGAGCGCGGTGCAGGCCCAACTATCGCGCCTTACTCTGCATTGATTTTTGATGTGGAGTTGTTGGAGATTGTGGGTTAA
- a CDS encoding AI-2E family transporter has protein sequence MHEKLETRTFLLFLFIVTIGFILLLKPFFGTIFWACAIAIIFAPLHDKFSARWPNSPNRSAFATLTLCILVVIIPVVIVISSVISEGVVFYDKLQSGEISPGRYIDSMHTAFPALNNLLAKLGFDIENLKNDAINAAMSSGKFIAGHTLTIGQNAFGFLVNLVLMLYIAFFMLRDGNYLVDLMVRALPLGDTRERMLFALFAEVTRATIKGNVVIAILQGSIGGITLWALGVHGALLWGVLMAFASLIPALGSALVWVPIALYLTAVGEITSALILAGVGAGVIGMLDNVLRPILVGRDTKLPDYIVLLSTLGGIAMFGINGFVIGPLVAALFIAFWGIFIHDVNADDPDLQNEKAPEPPKADN, from the coding sequence ATGCACGAGAAACTGGAAACACGCACCTTCCTGCTATTCCTTTTCATAGTTACCATCGGGTTTATCCTGCTGTTGAAACCTTTTTTTGGGACTATTTTTTGGGCTTGCGCAATCGCCATAATTTTTGCGCCGCTGCACGATAAATTTTCCGCACGCTGGCCTAATAGCCCGAACCGCTCTGCCTTCGCCACCCTCACGCTTTGCATTCTCGTGGTGATCATTCCCGTTGTTATTGTGATCAGCTCCGTCATCAGCGAAGGTGTGGTTTTTTACGATAAATTGCAGTCGGGTGAAATCAGCCCCGGTCGTTATATAGACTCAATGCACACCGCCTTTCCTGCGCTCAATAATTTACTGGCCAAGCTTGGTTTTGATATCGAAAACCTGAAAAACGATGCAATCAATGCTGCCATGTCGAGCGGAAAATTCATTGCGGGCCATACGCTAACGATTGGCCAAAATGCCTTTGGGTTTTTGGTGAACCTGGTGCTCATGTTGTACATCGCTTTTTTCATGCTGCGCGATGGCAATTATTTGGTGGATTTAATGGTACGCGCCCTGCCGCTGGGCGATACCCGTGAGCGCATGCTGTTTGCGCTATTTGCAGAAGTCACTCGCGCTACCATTAAGGGCAACGTAGTTATTGCCATTCTGCAAGGCTCTATCGGCGGCATTACGCTTTGGGCATTGGGTGTTCACGGCGCGCTCCTGTGGGGTGTACTTATGGCGTTTGCCTCACTTATACCGGCCCTGGGTTCGGCATTGGTTTGGGTGCCCATCGCCCTGTATCTCACAGCCGTTGGCGAAATCACATCAGCACTGATTCTGGCCGGTGTTGGCGCCGGTGTTATAGGCATGCTCGACAACGTGCTGCGCCCTATTTTGGTTGGTCGCGACACCAAACTACCGGACTACATAGTGCTGCTCTCTACCTTGGGCGGCATTGCCATGTTTGGCATTAACGGATTTGTTATTGGGCCTTTGGTAGCCGCGTTATTTATCGCTTTCTGGGGAATATTTATCCATGACGTAAACGCGGATGACCCGGACCTCCAAAACGAAAAGGCTCCAGAACCCCCAAAAGCAGATAACTAA
- a CDS encoding FeoB-associated Cys-rich membrane protein: MWQELIVGVIVLTAFYYVIRQWLPFGKKSASSCGGCGGCSTAKSCSNPDEKGTH; encoded by the coding sequence ATGTGGCAAGAATTAATTGTTGGCGTGATTGTATTGACAGCGTTTTATTACGTGATTCGCCAGTGGCTTCCTTTCGGTAAAAAATCCGCGAGCTCGTGCGGTGGTTGTGGTGGGTGCAGCACCGCTAAAAGTTGCAGCAATCCTGATGAAAAAGGAACGCATTAA
- the feoB gene encoding ferrous iron transport protein B translates to MPAPIRFALIGNPNCGKTSLFNRLTGARAKVANYPGVTVERRSGPIDLPHPAELLDLPGTYSLFVTSPDEQVARDLILGKIAGEAKPDVLVAVVDATNSRLGLRLVMELKTLNRPMVLALNQMDAARNRGITINTAGLARAIGIPVIETVAVNRQGTDELRKLLAEFAENHAKNPLPADTQTLSLGQLDELSRDDSIEELYQRIENIMLDNVVQPEHLPRWQERLDVVVMHPVIGLIALFTTLLIIFQAVFAWAEPVKDVITFGQDWLSEFVSLNMQEGVLKDFLIQGLIAGVGAVIVFLPQIIILFFFILVLEDTGYLTRAAFLLDRPMRGLGISGRSFIPLLSSFACAVPGIMSTRTISDPRERFITIMIAPLMTCSARLPVYALIIGAFIPEQTVWGIFNLQGLTLFALYFAGVASAALVALIMRRNQTREHYPLLLELPSYRWPMAYHLLMGLKERSWIFIRRVGTIILALSIVIWFLVTFPGAPADATRPAIEYSFAGQLGGWMQHFFAPLGFTWQMCIALIPAMGAREVAVSALATVYAVGGDNVDAALGSALGQSWSLPTALAYLAWFVYAPQCISTIAVVRRETNSAKSTTFFAIYLFALAYFAAWATYTIASWLV, encoded by the coding sequence ATGCCAGCGCCAATTCGCTTTGCTTTAATTGGCAACCCCAACTGTGGCAAAACCTCTCTTTTTAACCGCCTGACGGGGGCGCGCGCCAAAGTAGCCAACTACCCGGGCGTTACCGTGGAACGCCGCTCCGGTCCGATTGATTTACCCCATCCCGCAGAATTATTGGATCTCCCAGGCACCTACAGCCTGTTCGTGACCTCACCCGATGAGCAGGTCGCACGCGACCTTATCCTGGGCAAAATCGCTGGCGAAGCCAAACCCGATGTATTGGTTGCGGTAGTCGACGCCACAAACTCGCGCCTTGGCTTGCGCTTGGTGATGGAGCTAAAAACCCTCAATCGCCCCATGGTATTGGCACTCAACCAAATGGATGCTGCCCGCAACCGTGGCATCACTATCAATACCGCCGGATTGGCGCGTGCTATCGGCATTCCTGTAATAGAAACTGTTGCGGTTAACCGCCAAGGTACTGATGAGCTGCGGAAGCTGCTCGCAGAGTTTGCAGAGAATCATGCGAAAAATCCGCTGCCCGCCGATACGCAAACATTGTCTCTTGGTCAGTTGGATGAGCTGAGCCGTGACGATTCGATTGAAGAGCTATATCAGCGCATCGAAAACATCATGCTGGACAACGTTGTTCAGCCTGAGCATTTACCGCGCTGGCAGGAAAGGTTGGACGTGGTGGTGATGCACCCGGTAATTGGGTTGATCGCATTGTTCACCACCCTACTCATCATTTTCCAAGCGGTTTTTGCGTGGGCAGAACCGGTGAAAGATGTCATTACGTTTGGGCAGGATTGGCTCAGTGAATTTGTATCCCTCAATATGCAGGAGGGCGTACTCAAAGATTTTCTGATTCAAGGGTTGATTGCCGGTGTTGGCGCCGTGATCGTATTTTTGCCGCAAATCATCATTCTGTTTTTCTTTATTTTGGTGCTGGAAGACACGGGCTATTTAACACGTGCCGCTTTCCTGCTCGACCGCCCTATGCGTGGACTCGGTATTTCTGGTCGCTCTTTTATTCCCCTGCTTTCAAGCTTTGCGTGCGCCGTACCGGGGATTATGTCCACCCGAACCATTTCTGATCCACGCGAGCGCTTCATTACTATCATGATTGCGCCGCTCATGACCTGCTCAGCGCGCTTACCGGTTTACGCGTTAATTATTGGTGCTTTTATTCCCGAACAAACTGTGTGGGGCATTTTTAATCTGCAAGGTTTAACCTTATTCGCGCTTTATTTTGCCGGTGTGGCGAGCGCTGCCCTTGTTGCGTTAATTATGCGCCGCAACCAAACACGCGAGCACTACCCTCTGCTGCTGGAATTGCCCAGTTACCGCTGGCCCATGGCATATCATTTATTGATGGGACTGAAAGAACGCTCGTGGATTTTTATTCGTCGCGTGGGCACAATTATTTTGGCGCTCTCGATTGTGATCTGGTTTTTGGTTACATTCCCCGGCGCACCTGCCGACGCAACTCGCCCCGCTATTGAATACAGTTTTGCGGGTCAGCTCGGCGGCTGGATGCAACATTTTTTTGCACCGCTCGGCTTCACTTGGCAAATGTGTATCGCATTAATTCCAGCAATGGGTGCGCGTGAAGTTGCCGTGAGTGCATTGGCAACGGTATACGCGGTAGGCGGCGACAATGTAGACGCGGCACTCGGTTCTGCCTTGGGTCAATCCTGGAGTTTACCGACAGCACTCGCATATCTTGCATGGTTCGTTTACGCACCCCAATGTATATCTACCATTGCTGTAGTGCGCCGCGAAACTAACTCTGCAAAATCCACAACATTTTTCGCGATTTATTTATTCGCACTCGCCTATTTTGCGGCGTGGGCCACTTACACGATTGCGAGCTGGCTGGTTTAA
- a CDS encoding FeoA family protein: MNAPSPNLSTLHTHAPIANTGSLSLDECRKGAQVRIVDLQAQSLFGSQDERVTLRLKELGFLPGAQLKVIGFGLLGSDPLAVQVNGTKFALRRAEAAKIRVEVISGSH, encoded by the coding sequence ATGAACGCCCCTTCTCCAAACCTTTCCACCTTGCATACCCATGCGCCAATTGCTAACACAGGAAGCTTGAGTTTGGATGAATGCCGCAAAGGCGCGCAAGTGCGTATCGTAGATTTGCAAGCGCAAAGCCTGTTTGGCAGCCAGGATGAACGCGTCACCCTGCGCTTGAAAGAATTGGGCTTTTTACCCGGCGCCCAGCTCAAAGTTATTGGTTTCGGCCTTTTAGGTAGCGACCCACTGGCAGTCCAGGTTAATGGGACCAAATTCGCTTTGCGCCGTGCAGAAGCGGCGAAAATCCGTGTGGAAGTTATTTCCGGGAGTCATTAA